A single Entelurus aequoreus isolate RoL-2023_Sb linkage group LG11, RoL_Eaeq_v1.1, whole genome shotgun sequence DNA region contains:
- the eaf1 gene encoding ELL-associated factor 1, translating into MFCDKQKEDDMNGSTNPLLDKEEHVLKLGESFEKRPKSSFHTIRYDFKPASIDTSCEGELHVGKGDEVTITLPHIPGSTPPMTVFKGNKRQYQKDCVLIINHDTGGFVLEKLSSSIQVKKTRAEGSSKIQARIEQQAVRTNTPGPQFRAPTKPGVAVKTSPSPSKDNPSPEPQLDDIKRELRAEVDVIEQMSSSGSSSSASASGDDSSDGERQAPSPPPCHPLANGGERQPAGDNQLLNTLRSDLQLSESGSDSDDN; encoded by the exons ATGTTCTGTGATAAACAGAAAGAAGACGACATGAACGGAAGTACGAACCCGCTGCTGGACAAAGAGGAGCATGTTTTAAAGCTGGGAGAAAGCTTCGAGAAGAGGCCCAAGTCCTCCTTCCACACCATCAGAT ATGATTTCAAGCCAGCCTCCATCGACACGAGCTGCGAAGGAGAGCTGCATGTCGGCAAAGGGGACGAAGTCACCATCACGCTGCCTCACATTCCG GGCTCCACGCCACCGATGACGGTGTTCAAAGGGAACAAGCGGCAGTACCAGAAGGACTGCGTGCTCATCATCAACCACGACACCGGAGGATTTGTCCTGGAGAAGCTGAGCAGCAGCATCCAGGTGAAGAAAACCAG GGCGGAGGGCAGCAGTAAGATCCAGGCTCGCATCGAGCAGCAGGCGGTCCGCACCAACACGCCCGGCCCTCAGTTCCGGGCCCCGACGAAGCCCGGCGTGGCCGTCAAGACGTCGCCGTCTCCCTCCAAGGACAACCCCTCCCCCGAGCCGCAGCTCGACGACATCAAGCGAG AGCTGCGGGCGGAGGTGGACGTCATCGAGCAGATGAGCAGCAGCGGCAGCAGCTCGTCCGCGTCGGCCAGCGGCGACGACAGCAGCGACGGCGAGCGCCAAGCCCCCTCGCCACCCCCTTGCCACCCCCTCGCCAACGGAGGCGAGCGGCAGCCGGCCGGCGACAACCAGCTCTTGAACACGCTCC GAAGCGACCTCCAGCTCAGCGAGTCGGGCAGCGACAGCGACGACAACTGA